A window of the Oryza brachyantha chromosome 5, ObraRS2, whole genome shotgun sequence genome harbors these coding sequences:
- the LOC102709466 gene encoding uncharacterized protein LOC102709466, whose protein sequence is MTTSDGIISFANTETEQVAQRVQQLAEESLKGSFQTCREEDILTAALGTKEHPGRTRGLGATVPWKAGFSDNSDLYKRQRRNKGSCEEMNLAQLKREIFDELAAKIDTKVEEKLQQALNKKSVASLEASPNSCQGSSGAVAHSHPGGSIAGDRYPVDDIEARTKCKIQVPVGVGSNFIVDAGEGIADPCSGDAWVQGVQLAAGYGKVRVDMVYSNFTAFPLPLPPNDEMVTLGQALHKFIQWPKKDMALPS, encoded by the coding sequence ATGACCACTTCTGATGGCATCATCTCTTTCGCAAATACCGAAACTGAGCAAGTGGCTCAAAGGGTTCAGCAACTTGCTGAAGAATCTCTCAAAGGGTCTTTCCAGACATGTAGGGAAGAGGACATACTGACTGCGGCCCTAGGAACCAAAGAACACCCAGGTCGCACGCGAGGCCTTGGGGCTACAGTTCCATGGAAGGCGGGATTCTCTGACAACTCTGATCTGTACAAGAGACAGAGGAGAAACAAAGGCAGTTGCGAAGAAATGAACCTAGCACAGCTCAAAAGGGAGATATTTGATGAATTAGCAGCAAAAATAGACACCAAAGTTGAAGAGAAACTACAGCAGGCCCTGAATAAGAAGTCGGTAGCCTCCTTGGAAGCCAGCCCCAATTCGTGTCAGGGTAGCAGTGGGGCTGTGGCACATTCTCACCCTGGTGGAAGCATTGCCGGTGACAGATATCCTGTTGATGACATCGAGGCACGTACAAAGTGCAAGATTCAGGTGCCTGTCGGTGTAGGCTCTAATTTCATTGTTGATGCTGGTGAGGGGATTGCAGATCCATGCAGTGGAGATGCATGGGTGCAAGGTGTGCAGCTAGCAGCAGGATATGGAAAGGTGCGAGTGGACATGGTATATTCAAATTTCACTGCATTCCCACTGCCTCTACCCCCAAATGACGAGATGGTGACACTGGGGCAGGCCCTCCACAAATTTATCCAATGGCCGAAGAAGGACATGGCTTTACCGTCCTAA